The following is a genomic window from Sutcliffiella horikoshii.
GCTTGTTGCTCTTCCTGGGACTTGTACTTAATTTTCCCAAGCTTCGTCACACCGTCCACAAGCATCGCCACTTCGGCATTAAAGGCTTCCTTGATCTCCTCCAAGGTAACGGACGTATCTTCCACTACATCATGAAGAAACCCAGCCGCAATGGTGGATGGATCTAGATCAAGGTCCACAAGGATTCCTGCGACCTGTATTGGATGTATGATATAAGGCTCACCGGATTTTCGATATTGTTCTGCATGAGCGTTTTTCGCAAACTCATACGCTCTTTCCAAAAAGGCAATGTCCTCACCCTTTAGATAGCGCCTCGCATTATCTATCACCTGGTCTGCAGTTAATACTTGCTCATTTGCCATATTTCTACTCACCTTTTTGACTTTCTTTTTTTATTTTACTAGACATATCCTATTAAAAAAGCGCAAGCGCCTATGATCTTTATTTTAATTTCTTACCATTATGGACAGAAATCTTTCGTTCTTTACTTGAATAGAACAAAAAAGTATATTGTTTTTATTATCGTGAAATTTTATGTAGATGTAAAGAGATTATGAGGGAAAAATAAAGATTTGTCGACAGATTTTTCAGGAATTGGTGTAAAAAATATACTTTTCTAATAAAAGCGGCCTTTTTACCTATCATTTCATTTTATTTATGTTAGCAGGAAATAGTACTAGGCCGTTATCATCATATATGAAAAAAACTAGAGCAATCCGATTGCCCTAGTTCTTTTTAAAAATTAATATTTCATTAATGTAAGAATATCGAATCCGTCTAGTTTGCTGCGTCCATCCAAGTAGGATAGCTCGATAAGGAATGCAATACCTGCAACTACTCCGCCAAGCTCTTCAACAAGCTTGATTGTCGCTTCGATTGTACCACCTGTTGCAAGTAGATCATCTGTAATCAATACGCGTTGACCAGGCTTGATCGCATCTCTATGGATAGTCAGTACATCTTTACCGTACTCCAAACCGTATTCAACACGAGCTACTTCACGTGGAAGTTTCCCTTCTTTACGAACCGGCGCAAAACCAACTCCTAAAGAGTAAGCTACCGGACAACCAATGATGAATCCACGTGCTTCCGGTCCAACAATTAGATCTACTTCTTTATCGCGAGCATATTCAACGATTTGGTCTGTTGCATAACGGTATGCATCACCATTGTCCATTAACGTTGTAATATCCTTGAACTGTATACCAGGTTTTGGCCAATCAGGAACGATTGTTACGAATTTCTTTAAATCCATCTTCTATTTTCCTCCTATGAATGAACAGTGCATTGCTTGGTTAGATGCTGATCAAACCACACTTTTAATTGTTTATATGAAGAATATAAAAACAAGTTTTCAAGCATCACTTGCTGTTGCTTTTTACGATAAGTTGGAGACTCTTCAAAGTCCCTTTTTTTCGCTGCATGGTTTAATGCGATAAAACCCTTGTCTATTGTAACAAATTCTAAGTCAAAAAACACCTGTGATATGAAATCCACTGTTTCTTTTGACCAGCCTCGGTGTTTGGCGATATCTTCTGCATGCTTTCTGAGGTCAAAGGAACCTTTTTTAGCAAGTAATGCGTAAAACCATTTAAAGTGCTCTCTCGTCGGGATGGTAGAAAAGAAATGGTTCTCCTTTTGATAAAAGGACGCATAGATTCGCTCAGGCGTACTATTTTCTAATAAATTTGATAGGAGCGCTTCTTCAGAAGGGATATCCAGTATGACAACATACTTTCCTGTCAAATCTTCTTTAGTATCATTTGTTACCATATTTGCATATGGTCGTAAATCAGCATGCAGATTAATTTCTTCCAAAGTAGATTCATTAAAATATAGGATGTGGAGTTTTGTTTTATCTATTCCATTTAGCGTTTGATTTAACTGTTTAATGGAACGGATATCAAAAAGCTGCCAATCTGTCACTCTGATATCTTTCAAAAAAAGTTGAGGCTTGCGGAAATTGTTCCATTCATTGATAGAGAGTTCTCCCAAAACGTCAAGAGATGCCCCAGGGGAGACGTGATGATACGTTTCTCCAAAGCCAAAGCCTACACAATCTAGTGAACTGCCATCCTGTTCAATGACCAGTTTCAAATGATTGCTTTTGTTTCCGATTTGGCGAATTTGTTGTGGCAAGACACCTTTTACCAGCACTTTTGGTTTTGGATTGGACACTCCGAATGGAGCAAGCATTTCCAACTGCTCTATTGTTGCAAGTGTTACCTCTTCCACTTTGCATTCAATATCAACGTCCGTAATAGGAGTGAAATCTTCATCTGTCAGAATTTCTAACGCCTTTTGATTCATTCTTTGTCTGAGCTCATTTACATCTTCTATTTTCAACGTCATTCCGGCCGCCATTGGATGTCCACCGAAATGAGGCAAAATATCCCGGCATTCCGAAAGGTTTTCAAAGAGATCAAATCCGGCAATGGAACGCGCAGAACCTTTTGCCAACCCTTTATCCTCATCAAGGCTAAGCACGATGGTTGGTCGGTAAAAACGGTCCACAAGGCGTGATGCCACAATCCCGATCACTCCTGCATTCCAATTATTTCCCTCCACAATAATAAAACCATTATCCTCTGGCGGGTATTTCTCTTCCACCTGTTGAATGGCTTCTTCGGTAATCTGGGTCACAATTTGCTGTCTCTCTTTGTTGTAACTTTCCATTTCCTCTGCAAGCATTTTGGCTTCTTCAGGATCATTTGTCATAAGAAGATGAACTGCCGGGTCTGCATTGTCCAGTCGCCCTACCGCATTGATTCTCGGTCCGATCGAAAACCCTACTGTCTCTTCTGTTACCGTATGCAATTCCACTCCGCATTTTTGAAGAAGCGCCTTTAAACCGACACGTGTGGTCTGTTGCATCTTTTTGATTCCTTTAGAGGCAAGCAGTCTGTTCTCCCCGACTAACGGGACCAAATCGGCAATGGTTCCGATGGCTGCCACATCAAGGAGGTGCTCCGGATTTTTTCCGAGGAGTGCATGTGCGACCTTGTAGGCAACACCAACACCAGCAAGGTCATCAAACGGGTAAGAGCAAGTTTCTTTTTTCGGGTGAATGATCGCAAAAGCATCAGGCAATTCTGGTCCAGGCTCATGGTGATCGGTGATGATAAGGTCCAACCCTAGTTCTTTTGCCACTTTTGCTTCATTGATGGCAGAGATTCCTGTGTCGACTGTGATAATAACAGAATATCCATTTTCTTTTGCTTGTTTGAAGGCATTTTCATTTGGCCCATAGCCCTCTGTAAAACGGTTTGGGATATAAAAATCAACCAGTGCACCGATTTCTCGTAACGCAGTCACCATAACGGTGGTACTGCTGACTCCATCTGCATCATAGTCGCCAAACACAAGGATCTTCTCTTCCTTTGCAATCGCTTGATTTACTCTCTCCACGAGCTTGTCCATATCCTCCATTAAAAAAGGATCATGAAACTCTTGATCATTTGTATATAAAAATTCTTTTGCTGCATCTATCGTGTCAAACCCTCTGTTTACCAAAAGGGAAGCAATAAGAGGGGCAATATCTAAAGACTGCGCTAATTGCTCAACCTGTTCCATACTCGATTCATTTACATTCCATCTTGATTTAGAAGCTAACAAACTAATTCCTCCCTTAGCGTTTCTTATTATACTAGAGAGTTATAGTAGCTTCAATAACCACCGCAGAGGTACCTGACCCCAAAAACAAACAAACTATATACTTACCACACCCAATGCTGGGGTCTGGTACCGCACTTATGCTCTTCTACCCTTCTCAACAAAAAAACACAGGCCCACTACCGCGACCTGCGTCTCTCCCCAACTGTTTCCACCGTATTCTTATCCTTATCCTCAACCACCGGCTCTACTCCAGCCTGTTCCCCAGAAACTCCTTTATGCTTCTGCTGCATCTGCCGTTTAACCTTAACCACCTGATAAATTCCAATAGACCCGGCAATAACAATGCCCATCAAAGTCGAAAATAATATGACTAACACCAACGGCCATTCCGCTGTGCCGAATAAATAGTTCACCTCAACAGGTGCCACATTTAATACTGCGAAAATGGCTACAACGATGGTGAAAAGAACTCCCGCCAATAGATACCATTGCGTCTTCATATAAATCTCCCCCTCAATTATTCAGAGTATGGATTGATATGCACAAACACATCCTGAACTTCTCTATTTTCAACGAGTTTTGCCTTCACGTTTTTACCTATTTTATGACCATCTTCCACCGTAATGTATGGATCAACGGAAATTTTTAAATCAATGATGACATAATGACCATGTTCCCTTGCATGCAAACTGTCAATTTTCATCACACCAGGCACAGTTAAAACAACCTCACGAAATTCTTCCGTATCTTCCTCATGCATGACATGGTCCATCGTATTGTGAATGGACTCTGAACCAAGCTGCCAAGAAATCTTTATAATCATGAGAGCTACCACTATCCCTGCAACAGGGTCAAGATATACTAACCAGTCAACTCCGATATACCCTCCCAAGACAGCACCGGCAATACCTATTAGAGCTGCGATGGAAGAGAAGACGTCTGATCTATGTTCATATGCATTGACGATGATGGCGTCACTCTTTATTCTTTTTCCCAAATTGTACTTATATCGAAACATTATTTCTTTAACGATGATGGAAAAGACAACTACATAAATGGCTAAAGCTTTTGGTGCCTGGATCGGTTCAAAGAAAGCCTGAAAAGACGATTTGCCAATTTCAAACCCGACGATCAATAAAAGAACCGCAACA
Proteins encoded in this region:
- a CDS encoding adenine phosphoribosyltransferase, with the translated sequence MDLKKFVTIVPDWPKPGIQFKDITTLMDNGDAYRYATDQIVEYARDKEVDLIVGPEARGFIIGCPVAYSLGVGFAPVRKEGKLPREVARVEYGLEYGKDVLTIHRDAIKPGQRVLITDDLLATGGTIEATIKLVEELGGVVAGIAFLIELSYLDGRSKLDGFDILTLMKY
- the recJ gene encoding single-stranded-DNA-specific exonuclease RecJ; this encodes MLASKSRWNVNESSMEQVEQLAQSLDIAPLIASLLVNRGFDTIDAAKEFLYTNDQEFHDPFLMEDMDKLVERVNQAIAKEEKILVFGDYDADGVSSTTVMVTALREIGALVDFYIPNRFTEGYGPNENAFKQAKENGYSVIITVDTGISAINEAKVAKELGLDLIITDHHEPGPELPDAFAIIHPKKETCSYPFDDLAGVGVAYKVAHALLGKNPEHLLDVAAIGTIADLVPLVGENRLLASKGIKKMQQTTRVGLKALLQKCGVELHTVTEETVGFSIGPRINAVGRLDNADPAVHLLMTNDPEEAKMLAEEMESYNKERQQIVTQITEEAIQQVEEKYPPEDNGFIIVEGNNWNAGVIGIVASRLVDRFYRPTIVLSLDEDKGLAKGSARSIAGFDLFENLSECRDILPHFGGHPMAAGMTLKIEDVNELRQRMNQKALEILTDEDFTPITDVDIECKVEEVTLATIEQLEMLAPFGVSNPKPKVLVKGVLPQQIRQIGNKSNHLKLVIEQDGSSLDCVGFGFGETYHHVSPGASLDVLGELSINEWNNFRKPQLFLKDIRVTDWQLFDIRSIKQLNQTLNGIDKTKLHILYFNESTLEEINLHADLRPYANMVTNDTKEDLTGKYVVILDIPSEEALLSNLLENSTPERIYASFYQKENHFFSTIPTREHFKWFYALLAKKGSFDLRKHAEDIAKHRGWSKETVDFISQVFFDLEFVTIDKGFIALNHAAKKRDFEESPTYRKKQQQVMLENLFLYSSYKQLKVWFDQHLTKQCTVHS
- a CDS encoding LapA family protein; its protein translation is MKTQWYLLAGVLFTIVVAIFAVLNVAPVEVNYLFGTAEWPLVLVILFSTLMGIVIAGSIGIYQVVKVKRQMQQKHKGVSGEQAGVEPVVEDKDKNTVETVGERRRSR
- a CDS encoding cation diffusion facilitator family transporter; protein product: MEHNERFKKAEFAALVGVVGNIVLAGLKAWAGVVANSRALVADAVHSASDVAGSLAVYIGLRAAKQPPDEDHPYGHGKAENIAAIIVAVLLLIVGFEIGKSSFQAFFEPIQAPKALAIYVVVFSIIVKEIMFRYKYNLGKRIKSDAIIVNAYEHRSDVFSSIAALIGIAGAVLGGYIGVDWLVYLDPVAGIVVALMIIKISWQLGSESIHNTMDHVMHEEDTEEFREVVLTVPGVMKIDSLHAREHGHYVIIDLKISVDPYITVEDGHKIGKNVKAKLVENREVQDVFVHINPYSE